In Williamwhitmania taraxaci, the genomic window CATTATTAAACAGATACTATGAAGAAATTTTTACTAACCTTATGCATTGCACTATTAACAATTATTGCCTCTGCACAGGTTTCTATAACCGTAAACGTACCTACAGCAGGTGGCTTTAGCGCTGCGCTAACGGCGGCTGGAGGAAATGCGAATACCGTTACTGATTTGACTGTAACGGGCCTTATTAATTCCAGTGATATTTTTTTCATGAGGGATAAAATGCCAGTGCTGGCCGTGCTCGATATGGGGTCGGTGCAGATTGTCGACGGCGACCTTAATCCCGTAGGATTCCCCGCTAAGGCTTTTTATTTGAAAAGTAGTTTAACCAAGATAACGTTTCCATCAACATTGATTTCTATTGGAGAATACGCATTTTTTGGTTGTACTAACCTTTCAGGGGCACTATCGATCCCTAATACGGTTACATCTATTGGAGACAATTCATTTAATGGTTGTTCAAAGTTAACCGGGAGCCTGGTAATACCCAGCGGAGTTAAAACAATTGCTGATGGAGCATTTTCAGATTGCAGCGGATTAACCGGGACATTGACCCTTCCACCCTCATTAACAGCTATAGGTAATTACACGTTTGACGGTTGCATGTTTACGGGTAATCTTATAATCCCTAATTCACTAGTTTCAATAGGTTATCGTGCATTTACGGGATGTAGTGGATTTACTGGGGCATTAACTATACCCAATTCGGTAACCTCAATTGGGGCCGAGGCCTTTGTAAATTGTTCTGGTTTTAACGGAGCGCTTACGTTAAGCAATTCGCTTACAACAATCGAGGATCGTTTATTTAATGGTTGCTCCAATTTAACTGGAGGCTTAACAATACCAAACTCAGTAACCAAGATAGGTGTGGGAGTTTTTACTTCCTGTTCCGCATTAAATGGCAACCTTATTCTATCTAGTAATGTTACCTCAATAGGTGACAACGCATTTATGTACTGTCGTGGATTACAGGGTAGTTTAAATATACCAAATTCTGTTACTTCAATCGGTTCCTACGCGTTTTGGAATTGTTTAAACCTTAAAGGCACTTTTACTTTATCGAGTAACATTATATCCATTGGTGAAGCTGCATTTGTTTCTTCGGGAATTGCGGGTAATTTAATCCTTCCTAACTCATTAACATCTATCGGAATCTCGTCTTTCCAAAGTTGTTCTAGGTTAACCGGAGATTTGATTATTCCTAATTCAATCGCTA contains:
- a CDS encoding leucine-rich repeat protein, which gives rise to MKKFLLTLCIALLTIIASAQVSITVNVPTAGGFSAALTAAGGNANTVTDLTVTGLINSSDIFFMRDKMPVLAVLDMGSVQIVDGDLNPVGFPAKAFYLKSSLTKITFPSTLISIGEYAFFGCTNLSGALSIPNTVTSIGDNSFNGCSKLTGSLVIPSGVKTIADGAFSDCSGLTGTLTLPPSLTAIGNYTFDGCMFTGNLIIPNSLVSIGYRAFTGCSGFTGALTIPNSVTSIGAEAFVNCSGFNGALTLSNSLTTIEDRLFNGCSNLTGGLTIPNSVTKIGVGVFTSCSALNGNLILSSNVTSIGDNAFMYCRGLQGSLNIPNSVTSIGSYAFWNCLNLKGTFTLSSNIISIGEAAFVSSGIAGNLILPNSLTSIGISSFQSCSRLTGDLIIPNSIATIPTKAFAYCTNFKGTIAIPSSIASIQDFAFSNCQGITKIVVAINTPLPIGSSTFNQINKTTCQLIVPIGSTAAYKAATYWQDFLNIGESIFVAFNSQGGSAIADLTPSFNATIVAPANPTRTGYAFVAWYKEAACTTPWNFTSDLVTANTTLYAKWNINSYTVTFDSQLGSVVAPKTTNYNTAITAPANPTRTGYAFVAWYKEAACTNPWNFTSDKVTANTTLYAKWNINSYTVT